The Deltaproteobacteria bacterium genome segment GTGCGCCCGTCGCGCCGGACGAGCAGCCAGGCTTCGCGCGCTCCACTCGGTGTCTCGCTCTCGCGGAAGTAGAGGCCGAGCCCGGGCTCCATCGCGAAGAGCTCGACGGCGCGGCGCAGGCAGTCCACCTCGAGCCCGGGCGTCCAGCGGTGGGTGAGCGCGGCGAGCCCGCGCAGCGCGACCGGAGCCGCCGCGCGCCCGGGACGGAAGCTTCCCGTGGCGGAGCCGGCCACCTCGAGCACGTCGAAGTCGCAGCCGGGGCTCACATCCCGCGCCGGCCAGGCCGGCGCGCCCGCGCCTTCGATCGCGAGATCGATCCCGAGCTCGTTCTTGTCGACGACGAAGCGGCGCGTGGGACCTGCCTGGTCGAGGACGATCGACTGGAGGTCGAGACGCCGGCCGTTGTCTTCGAGCCGCCAGCCGCCTTCGCGCTCGCTGCGGGAGAAGCGATGAACCTTGCCGCCCGGCTCGACGAGCTCCCCCAGCACGACCGCCGTGCGCCCACCGGGCCCCGTGTTGGCGAGCGCGGCCGTGGCCACGAGCAGGTGCCCCGATTCGAAGCGCGCCACGAGGTCCCAGTACTCGCCGGCCAGCGCCCCCGCCGGAAGCCGGGCCCCCGGATCGCCCCGCTCGACGCTCGCGTCGCTCCGGGCGCCGAACGCGAGCCCGCCGCCGATCGTCGCGAGCGACGCCGCCGCCACCACGGCCACCCGGCGGCGGAGCGCGGACGAGAGGGAGCGCGTGCGCAGCGGCGCTGCCGTCAGGGGACTTGCGCTCCTCTGGTCGAGGTCGGATCGGGCCTCCCGGACCGTCGGGGGTCGGGCATGGCCGGCGCCTCCTCGGATCGCCGCTGGAGGGAGCGGCTCTGGAACCGGCAGCGACCGGATCGGGGGCCGGGTGTTCCCGTGCCGGTGAGACCGTATCGTAACGCCTCCATGACCGACCGCTTCCAGTCCGGGGCTGCGCCCGGAGCTGCCTGTCCCGCCGGAGGCGGCTTCCTCACGCTCGCCCATCTCTCGGATCTCCACGCGACCGATGTCCGTCTTGGATCCCCGCGGGATCTGCTGAGCAAGCGCGCGCTCGGCTGGCTCTCATGGCGCCACAAGCGGCGCAAGGAGCACCTCCAGGCGGTGCTCGAAGCCCTGCTCGAGGATCTCCGCGCGCACCGCCCGGACCACGTCGCCGTGACGGGCGACCTGACGCACCTGGGCCTCCCGGGGGAGATCGAGGCGGCCGTCGCCTGGCTCGAGCGAATCGGGCCGCCCGAGCGTGTGGCGATCGTGCCCGGCAACCACGACGCCTACGCCGGGGCCGCCGGTGCCGAGCGCTGGGCACCCTGGCGCGCCTACCTGGGCGACGGCGCGGGGCGACAGGCGCCGCGTCCGGACCCGGCCGGCGACCCGGCCACGGCGGGCTTTCCCTGGGTGCGCCGGATCGGCTCCTCGCTCGCGCTCCTCGGGGTCTCCTCGGCGCGGCCCACCGCGCCGCTGCTTGCCACCGGAGTGATCGGCCAGGCGCAGCGCGCCCGCCTCGAGCAGCAGCTCGACGAGCTCGGGGCCGAAGGACGTACCCGCGTCGTGCTGATGCACCATCCGCCGATCCCGGCGGGCCAGTCGCGCCGCCGCCAGCTCGACGACGCGGAGGCGTTGCGGGCCCTGCTCGCGCGGGCGGGCGCCGAGCTGATCCTGCACGGCCACACCCACGAGAGTCATCTCGGCGAGCTGCCCGGGCCCCACGGCGCGATCCCCGTGATCGGCGTCCCTTCGTCGTCGTCGATCGGGAAGCGTCCGGCGCGGCGTGCGCGCTACCACCTCTATCGCATCGAGCCCCGGCGCGACCCGGCCGGGGCGCCGGCGTGCCGGCTCTCCTGGCAGGTGCGGGGCTACGACGCCGGGAGCGGGCGATTCGTCGCGGAGGACGGCCCGCGGGCCTGGACGCCGGGCGCTCGATCGCAGCCGGCCGGCGGGGAGCCGGCGAGCGGGCCGGCCGGTCCGCCCTGAGGTGGCGCGAAGCAGCGCCCTTCCGTCAGGACGCGGTCCGCCGGGCGGCCAGGACCCGGGCAGCGGCCTCGAGGTCGGCGGCGCCGTCGACGTCGATCGCGCACTCGGCAAAGGGCATGCGGATCGCGGCGGCCCGCACGCCCATCGCGGCCGAGACACGGGCCACCGCGGCGTCGAGCGGGAGGCGGCCGAGCGCGAAGCGCGCGAGAGTGACCGGGCCGAAGAGCGCGGCCATCCGCCACGGTCGCTTGCGGACGACCTCGGCGCGGACCCAGAAGCGCGCCGCCTCGGCGGCGCGGGGCGTCCGGAAGCAGAAGAGGTTCGCCCCCGTGACGGCGTCGTCGCCGAGCGGGATGAAGGTCCGGCGCACGCGCGGAAACCGGGCCCGGAACAGGGAGGCCTCGACCACCGCCACCGCGACGTCGGCGCCGGTGGCGTCGGCCGCCCCCAGGAAATGCCGCACCATGGCGGGCGTCAGCAGCGGGTGATCCGCGGTGGTGACGAGCACGGCACCGCCGCCGGACTCGCGCACGAGGAAGTCGTGGACGCTCGCGGCGGGCGAGCCCGCGCTCGCGTGGTGGCGCAGCCAGCCCTCCGCCACCCAGGCGCGCAGCACCGGCGTCGCCTCGAGCAGGGCCGCATCGCCGGCGCTCACGAAGGTGGGGCGCGTGCCGACCGCCTCGCGCAGGCACGCGAGCACGCGCTCGATCATCGGCGTGCCGTCGACCTCGACGAGCGCCTTGGTGGCGGTGGGCAGGCCCATCTCGCCCTCGCCCGCGCGCCGGCCGGCGAGCACCAGGACGCGCGCGATGCCCGGATCGGTCATGGGTGGCCCTACCTGCCCCCGGCGCCAAGCCGGATCTGGGCAGGACCCCGGGGGCTCCGGCACCGGCCGGAACGGGGCTCCCACCCGCTGGAACGATGCAGCGTGCGGACCCGGCCCGATCACCGGCCCTCGCGACGCACCGTGCGGCGCAGGATACCGCCCGCGGGGCCCGCCGGACCGCTCCCGGTCCTCGTTCCTCCTCCACCGCGACC includes the following:
- a CDS encoding metallophosphoesterase — its product is MTDRFQSGAAPGAACPAGGGFLTLAHLSDLHATDVRLGSPRDLLSKRALGWLSWRHKRRKEHLQAVLEALLEDLRAHRPDHVAVTGDLTHLGLPGEIEAAVAWLERIGPPERVAIVPGNHDAYAGAAGAERWAPWRAYLGDGAGRQAPRPDPAGDPATAGFPWVRRIGSSLALLGVSSARPTAPLLATGVIGQAQRARLEQQLDELGAEGRTRVVLMHHPPIPAGQSRRRQLDDAEALRALLARAGAELILHGHTHESHLGELPGPHGAIPVIGVPSSSSIGKRPARRARYHLYRIEPRRDPAGAPACRLSWQVRGYDAGSGRFVAEDGPRAWTPGARSQPAGGEPASGPAGPP
- a CDS encoding nucleotidyltransferase family protein, encoding MTDPGIARVLVLAGRRAGEGEMGLPTATKALVEVDGTPMIERVLACLREAVGTRPTFVSAGDAALLEATPVLRAWVAEGWLRHHASAGSPAASVHDFLVRESGGGAVLVTTADHPLLTPAMVRHFLGAADATGADVAVAVVEASLFRARFPRVRRTFIPLGDDAVTGANLFCFRTPRAAEAARFWVRAEVVRKRPWRMAALFGPVTLARFALGRLPLDAAVARVSAAMGVRAAAIRMPFAECAIDVDGAADLEAAARVLAARRTAS